The Nostoc sp. PCC 7524 nucleotide sequence GCGAGATTTAAAATTAGACGGTTTACTTGTATTAGTGGACGGACAAGATGCCCAAGCGATTGTCAAAAGTGCCGAAGGTATCCCCTCAGAGTGCTTTAGCGCCCACGCCGATTTAATAGAAAGATTAAAGACATTTATGCAACCAGGCGATCGCTTATTATTCAAAGCTGCCCATTCTTTAGGGTTAGATAGGGTAGTGAATGAATTGCTAAGGGATTAGGGATTGGGGATTGGGGACTGGGGATTAGGTAATATTTATTCTCCTCTGCTCCTCTGCTCCTCTGTTCCTCTACTCCTCTGCTCCTTGCTTTCTGCCTCAATTCACGATCAACCTTGCCACGGCTGCAATTAATTCTTCAGCATTAACAGGCTTGGGTAAGTGGATTTGAAAACCAGCTCCGAGTGCTTGCTCTTGATCGTATTGTCTGGCAAAGGCGGTTAAGGCGATCGCAGAAATTTGGCCATTTTTTTCTACTGCCCAAGTTCTGAGTTCCCGAATCATCATATAGCCATCCATATCAGGCATACTGATATCACTAACCAACACATCTAATCGGGATTTAGCTAATATTTGTAAGCCTTCAACTGCTGAAGCCGCCATGCTTACCTCAGCACCTTCTTGCTGTAGGATGTAAGCTAGAAAATCTCGTGAATCCGTGTCATCGTCAACAACTAAAATCTTGATGCCGGCAAGTAACGAATATTTAGAGGTTGATAATGAAAAGTTACTTTTTTCACCTGTGACATTCAAACCATCCTCTTGGAGAAGCGGTAATCGGACTGTAAATTTTGCGCCCTGATTTTCACCCGGACTTTCTGCTGTGACAGTACCACCGTGAATCTCTACAATTTTGCGAACAATTGCCAATCCCAGTCCTAGTCCACCAAATTTTCTGGTAGAACTGCTATCTGCTTGCCGAAAGTAATCAAAGACATAGGGTAAAAAATCAGGACTAATTCCTTTACCTGTATCACTGACAACAAGCTGAACGTAGTCATCAATTTGTTCCAACCGCACCTCTACCTGTCCACCCTTGGGTGTAAATTTGACGGCATTAGAAAGCAGATTCCAGACTACTTGCTGCAAGCGAGCAGAATCACCCATAACTTTTCCGATACTCGATTGCAAGAACGTAATCATCTGAATTGATTTTGTTTCTGCTGCTAGCCGCATTGTCTCTAGTGCTGCGGAGATTACAGTCTCTAAGTGAATTTTTGTAGTATTGAGGACTAGCTTACCTTGTAAAATTCTGGATATATCTAGCAAATCTTCTATGAGTTGCACCTGTAATGTGGCATTACGTTCAATAGTGGCTAATGCTTGAGATGTTCTGGCTTGGTCGAGTTGGCGGCTTTGTAACAATTTAGACCACCCCAAGATTGAATTTAGAGGTGTGCGTAACTCGTGAGAGAGGACTGCTAAAAATTCATCTTTAATGCGGTTAGCTGTTTCTGCTTCGGCTCGTGCAGCTTGTTCTAATTCCAGTAAATGGACTCTTTGCTCTAGTATTTGTTTTTGTTCATGAATATCTGTACAAGTCCCGAACCATTGAACTACACAACCTTGTTTATCTTTGAGCGGTAAGCTTCGTGCTAAATGCCAACGATAGGAGCTATCAGCAGCTCGTTTAAAGCGATATTCATTCTCGTAGACATTGCCGCTCTTTAAAGCATTTAGCCATAACTCATAAGTTCTATTCACGTCATCTGGATGCAATGCTGCTACCCATCCAGAGCCTAATGACTGCTCTACAGTTAGCCCAGTATAATCACACCAATTTTGATTAAAATAATCACATTCACCATGAGCATCAGCAGTCCACACAAGTTGAGGGATAGCATCAGCCAAGTAACGATAGCGTTCTTCACTTTGTCTGACTACTTCTAGCAGACGCTGACGTTCGGCGATTTCTTGATGTAATTGTTCGTTAGTCTTAGTAATTTCATGAGTCCGCAGTGTAACCAAATCTTCTAGATGATTTTGATATCTCCTTAGCTCTTCCTCTACCTTTAGACGCTCTGCTATTTGTATTTGCAGTTGATGATTTGCTAGCTCTAGTTGAGCCGGACTAGGAAGTGCTAAAGCTTTGGGGACTAAAGGGATGAGTTCTACTGCTGTAATTAAAGATATTCCTGCGGTCAAAGCTTTGACAAATCCCGATATCCAATAGTTGGGATGCCAAAGT carries:
- a CDS encoding hybrid sensor histidine kinase/response regulator, whose amino-acid sequence is MAELWTYLFNSGPFIPHGHCYLWKTDLVLLHLVSDALIAIAYYSIPATLFYFVRKRQDLPFHWIFLLFSGFIVACGTTHILAVWTLWHPNYWISGFVKALTAGISLITAVELIPLVPKALALPSPAQLELANHQLQIQIAERLKVEEELRRYQNHLEDLVTLRTHEITKTNEQLHQEIAERQRLLEVVRQSEERYRYLADAIPQLVWTADAHGECDYFNQNWCDYTGLTVEQSLGSGWVAALHPDDVNRTYELWLNALKSGNVYENEYRFKRAADSSYRWHLARSLPLKDKQGCVVQWFGTCTDIHEQKQILEQRVHLLELEQAARAEAETANRIKDEFLAVLSHELRTPLNSILGWSKLLQSRQLDQARTSQALATIERNATLQVQLIEDLLDISRILQGKLVLNTTKIHLETVISAALETMRLAAETKSIQMITFLQSSIGKVMGDSARLQQVVWNLLSNAVKFTPKGGQVEVRLEQIDDYVQLVVSDTGKGISPDFLPYVFDYFRQADSSSTRKFGGLGLGLAIVRKIVEIHGGTVTAESPGENQGAKFTVRLPLLQEDGLNVTGEKSNFSLSTSKYSLLAGIKILVVDDDTDSRDFLAYILQQEGAEVSMAASAVEGLQILAKSRLDVLVSDISMPDMDGYMMIRELRTWAVEKNGQISAIALTAFARQYDQEQALGAGFQIHLPKPVNAEELIAAVARLIVN